In Carassius gibelio isolate Cgi1373 ecotype wild population from Czech Republic chromosome B17, carGib1.2-hapl.c, whole genome shotgun sequence, a single window of DNA contains:
- the LOC127976206 gene encoding serine palmitoyltransferase small subunit A, which yields MALADAWKQLSWFYYQYVLVTALYMLEPWERTIFNSLLITVAAMAVYTGYVFMPQHIMAILHYFEVVQ from the exons ATGGCGTTAGCAGATGCCTGGAAACAACTATCTTGGTTTTATTACCAATATGTGCTCGTTACAGCTCTGTATATGTTGGAGCCTTGGGAGAGAACTATCTTCA ATTCCCTCCTGATCACGGTGGCAGCGATGGCCGTCTACACCGGTTATGTGTTCATGCCTCAGCACATAATGGCCATATTACACTATTTTGAAGTGGTCCAGTGA
- the LOC127975940 gene encoding prolyl hydroxylase EGLN3 isoform X1, producing the protein MAEYQGNQAADQTSEDQTITNDPPRCPDQTSGRMELPRELRKPRSNRAKPKEHKRLNTHKLVLQYIVPCMNSYGLCIVDNFLGDRIGERVVQEVKRIHQSGNMQDGQLVSQKLNKSKAIRGDKIAWVDGTESGCQNISYLLTRMDKIITCADGKLDKFKIRGRHKAMVACYPGNGAGYVKHVDNPNADGRCVTCIYYLNKNWNAKEHGGMLRIFPEGKPYVADIEPLFDRLLLFWSDRRNPHEVQPSYATRYAITVWYFDSEERAEAKRKFRDLTVNSQKGSSS; encoded by the exons ATGGCAGAATATCAGGGAAACCAGGCTGCTGACCAGACCTCTGAAGACCAAACCATTACAAATGATCCGCCCAGGTGTCCAGATCAAACTAGTGGACGCATGGAGCTGCCCAGAGAGCTCAGGAAGCCCCGCAGTAACCGTGCAAAACCTAAAGAACACAAAcgactgaacacacacaaactagtCTTGCAATACATCGTCCCGTGCATGAACTCTTACGGGTTGTGTATAGTTGACAATTTTCTAGGGGACAGAATCGGAGAGCGCGTTGTGCAGGAGGTGAAGCGCATTCATCAGAGTGGCAACATGCAGGATGGACAGTTAGTGAgccaaaaactaaacaaaagcaaagctATTCGAGGGGACAAGATTGCATGGGTCGATGGCACCGAAAGCGGCTGCCAAAACATTAGCTATCTGCTGACCCGAATGGACAAGATCATCACGTGCGCCGACGGCAAACTGGACAAGTTCAAAATCAGAGGAAGACATAAG GCGATGGTGGCGTGTTATCCAGGAAATGGAGCAGGATATGTGAAACATGTAGATAACCCTAATGCAGACGGCCGCTGCGTCACCTGTATTTACTATCTGAATAAAAACTGGAATGCAAAG GAGCATGGTGGAATGCTAAGGATCTTTCCTGAAGGAAAACCTTATGTAGCCGACATTGAGCCTTTGTTTGATCGACTTCTGCTTTTCTGGTCAGATCGTAGAAACCCTCATGAAGTTCAACCGTCGTATGCTACAAG GTATGCAATCACTGTGTGGTACTTCGATTCAGAAGAAAGAGCTGAAGCAAAAAGAAAATTCAGAGATCTGACAG TCAACTCACAGAAAGGTTCATCATCTTAA
- the LOC127975940 gene encoding prolyl hydroxylase EGLN3 isoform X2 — protein MYHSLSSLEGQVRGIRYHFEKLSFILMQGARDKMPFLQHTLDSQLESLALEQVVPALLDRGFFYIDHFLGDIAGQMVLGQVKRMHACGLLNDGQLARRSNGVCRRNIRGDKITWVNGTERGTEAVNFLLTLIDKLISLCGGQVGKNIRARSKAMVACYPGNGAGYVKHVDNPNADGRCVTCIYYLNKNWNAKEHGGMLRIFPEGKPYVADIEPLFDRLLLFWSDRRNPHEVQPSYATRYAITVWYFDSEERAEAKRKFRDLTVNSQKGSSS, from the exons ATGTACCATTCTTTATCCTCTCTTGAGGGACAAGTTCGTGGCATTAGATATCACTTTGAAAAACTTTCGTTCATTTTAATGCAAGGAGCTCGAGACAAAATGCCATTTCTTCAACACACACTGGACTCGCAGCTTGAGAGTTTGGCTTTGGAGCAAGTGGTTCCTGCTCTGTTGGACCGAGGCTTCTTTTACATTGACCACTTTCTGGGGGACATCGCGGGGCAGATGGTTCTGGGTCAGGTCAAGCGCATGCATGCCTGTGGGCTTCTCAACGACGGCCAGCTGGCCAGAAGAAGCAATGGAGTTTGCAGGAGAAACATCAGAGGAGATAAAATAACATGGGTTAACGGGACCGAGAGAGGCACGGAGGCTGTCAATTTCTTATTAACACTCATAGACAAACTCATTTCTCTGTGTGGGGGTCAAGTGGGCAAAAATATTCGCGCACGGTCAAAG GCGATGGTGGCGTGTTATCCAGGAAATGGAGCAGGATATGTGAAACATGTAGATAACCCTAATGCAGACGGCCGCTGCGTCACCTGTATTTACTATCTGAATAAAAACTGGAATGCAAAG GAGCATGGTGGAATGCTAAGGATCTTTCCTGAAGGAAAACCTTATGTAGCCGACATTGAGCCTTTGTTTGATCGACTTCTGCTTTTCTGGTCAGATCGTAGAAACCCTCATGAAGTTCAACCGTCGTATGCTACAAG GTATGCAATCACTGTGTGGTACTTCGATTCAGAAGAAAGAGCTGAAGCAAAAAGAAAATTCAGAGATCTGACAG TCAACTCACAGAAAGGTTCATCATCTTAA